aacactctaagtacctaatacaattgcttctataacagctgaaaggtacaatgtaaaatcacctactacaattgaactagaataaaagatagacacttggaactggttcttctatttggttcaagtagcttcaggattgcacgcttgaatcgcacataaattgcttgcaaaattaccttgctattttgctctcaattcatgtttaacttctgcttatgtgcattacctgtaaaagaaaacaacactgatatttaaggggttagtaattagagattgactgggataAAGATGCTACTCCTCTatggtagaagagttctagttgatctcatactctaactctatcatcttcctaaactgtgttctcttcttgtaaggagtctttctctccttatccaatatgcaacctcaGATcgggagatattacttctgataagttagatttatctctttcacatgcatctcacatgtttggatTGATCACGACTGTGTTttacaagatggacctggtccatgtctgagttcctttgtcagtcttcaaaactttacGTTTACTTGTTGGCACGtttacttgggccaacagttAGAGTAGCTAAGCATATCCCCTAGGCTAACGCTACAAGATGATCACAATTTTAGAGATTGTTTTGAAACCTTTTGCCTTAATTTACATGTTATACATACACATTTCCAACAAAGCATACTGAATAAAGTAGACTACTTTGACATGTAACTCTTCAAAACTGCAGAGCAGATTTAGAGAAGCATCCAATATATATGAACTCAAATTGATAAATACTACATAATGAAATACACCATTATCATAACAAACCAACCAGTCATTAATGTCTAGCTtgcaagaaaattacaaaaataagaacATCAACGACAACTAGCAGCACGCGACCGACATAAAAGATAGGTCCTTTAGTCATTATAAGCAACAGAAAAGAGACCCAAGCTAACAATGGAAGATATATTGCTGCCCATTGCTCGAGAATCATCACACATAGACAACATACTTTTAACTAGCATGACCAGCATTCTTGAACTTGACATTAAATCCCTCCTAACTGCAAGGAGAAGGAACTCATGATGATGATTCTTGAAGCAGACAATGCAATGTATTAAGTGGGTCAGGGATGTCTTTGACTATGTTTTTAAAGTAAGAAACAGAGATTTGAGTCTTACCGACGACTATTGATGAGTACAGTGAGGCAATCATTCCCCATGCTCTTTTgctctttttgaatatttttcacagatttttcaGCCGAAGTGCTGCAATTATGCAACTCTATTGACTCCAAGGTATAAATTTCCCCAATGTCTTGAGGGATTGTCTTCAGGGATCTGCATTCTTTCAGAACTAGGCATTGCAGTTCTGGAAAGTTAACGCTGCCAGCTTTCCACTGCTTCAGATTTGTCTCATAGATTAGGAGGAACTTAAGTTGATTAAAAATCATTTCATCATTCAGTCTCCATACATCACCATCAAATCCATTGTCTTTAATTTTAAGCACTTGGAGGTTTGGCAACATTACAATATTCGCCATGTCTTCCCATGGTAAATAAGTACTTTCTAAAGTCAACCTCTTCAGAGATGTAGGCAATGCAAACTTACTTTGCGGTGGTCGCTCGTAATATCTTCGGTTGCAGGCGATCTTCAATGTTTCAAGTTTATTTAAACAAGAAAGGCTATTTAGCTCGGAAGTTATATCTCCTTTGGCACCATAAATTTTCAGAGTCTTTAGATTTGGAATATCAGAAAACAACTTCTCAGTACAGCAAGAAATTTTTAGATATGACAGATGCTCAAGATTTTGTAGCTTGAAACTAGACCCTTCCTTACTTGATGGAACACAAAAATCAGAGATCCCTTTTATCTCAACATGCCTCAAAAGTTTCATCTTCCAGATCTCCACTGATAAACCAGAATATTGGCCAAAAATCAAGGTCTGCAGATTATAAAGCTCTGACACTGAACTGTGAATGTCCTCGTGACAGTTGAATATGTGAAGGTATCTGAGATGTACTAATTTTTTTATCACAAGGGGAAAATAATGAAATGTACAGTCAAGGATTGCCAACACTCTTAGAAGTTTGAAGCGCCCCAAAAGAGAATCGTTATTCAATCCATAGAAGAAGTGCAAAGTTCGGGTGTTACTAGATGATGACTCACGTAAATCGTCGTCATCATAAATGCGCGAAGAGTAACTGTAGCGACGAACATGAAACTTGTTCGCTGAAGGATTAGTGGCTACCTGAATTCTAGAGACCTGCAGGAACTTCTCATCATTAGCTACTCTTATAATCAAGTCCCGCACCAGATCATGGACACCAAATGTTTTACACTCACCATCCCATTTCCTGCTTCTAACCATTACCAGATTCCTGCTAACAAGATCATTCAAACAATCTCTTCCCACTGCTTCCAAGCTTTTGTGCCCCTTATTCACTAGAAAACCCTCAGAAATCCATAAGTTGATCAAATTCATAATGTTAATCTCCCTATCTTCTGGAAAGACTCCAATGTAAAGGAAACACGGTCTAAGATGATAAGGCAAGTAATTGTAACTCATAGCAAGCACTCCCAGACATATATCTGATTCATTAACAAGAATGTTACTTACACTTTTGGAAACATCTTCCCAACTTTTGCGTGTTCTATCAATTTTAGAGAGATGTCCCGCAACCACTAGAAGGGCTAAAGGTAGTCCTTGGCAATTTTGTGCTACTTGCTTCCCGATTTTCTCTAGTTCAGGAGGACAAACATGTTGATGTACCCCAAACACCTTGTCATGTATTAACTTCCAACTTTCGTGAAAATTCAAGAGGTGCATCTTATAAGGAGTGCAGTTAGGGTCAGCATGCATAGCCACTTCATTAATCCTACTAGTCAAAATAATTCGACTACTATTCTCGTCTTCTGGAAAAGTTCTTGACACTATATCCCAGATGTTGTCACAACTCCAAATATCATCCATGACAAGAAGATACCTCCGACACTTCAACACTTTGTATATCTTATCCATCAATTGATCACTATTAGTCCCTTGTTTTATCGGATCAGCTGAAATACGAGAATGAATATCCAACAATAGATCTCTGATCCGATATTGCTGAGATACTGTCACCCAAACATGGATGTCAAAGTGATGCCTGACTTCAAGATCGTCAAATGCTTTTCTAGCTAGTGTCGTTTTGCCTATCCCTCCCATTCCCAGAATTGGGACAATTTCTCGATTAGACGAGGTCTCTATTAATCTTCTCTTGATTTCCATCAAATCGTCCTCAAGACCCACAACAATGTTTTCTGGATTCAGTATTGCTACACGTCTAGACGATGAAGCTTCTACTTGCAGTTGGTCATTTGTAGGATCAACATAGCCTTGAACTTCATTTTTACCAAAACTACTTCCCATCACATTCCTCTCCAGAACATCAATCTTTTCTACAAGTGGAGACAAGGTTTTGTGTAATGCCTCTTCTTCCATTGTTTTACGAAGGACTTTATTCTTACCAAACCTACATCCCATGACCCCCCTCTTTAGAGCTTCAATCTTTTCTACAAGTGTTCTCAATGTCTTGGATAACGCCTCTCTTTTCATTGTTTTATAGATCTTTAGTTCGATCACATCTTCTACTTCTTCCACTGCCGTTCTAATTTCTCTGTCTAATTCTTCAATCTCTCCACAATGTTGCCTTCTCTTGCTAGTGTTCTCAAGAAAGTCTTGGAAATTTTTAAGACTAACACGGAAAGTGTCCAGCATTTTTGTTGTTTCATCATCACCACTTACCCAATGTGGCTTTTGCTGCACGAGTTCCTCCAATGTTCGTGCAAGAGAAATCACAGCAACATAAGCCATATCTATTAATTGATTTCCTAGCTAGATCAAAAGAAAACATCAATTTGGAGAATAAGTAAAGCAAGAGGCAATAAAGAGTTCTAAGCCCATCATCAAATGCTTACCTTGATATATTTAGCTGGAAAGAAACAGCTGAATGCTTCTGCAGATCGATTCTAACAAAACCTGCAAATCAACACTGCAGTGTGTTGCTAAACAGAGAACCTGAGAAACTATAAGATCAGCATATCtcgaaaataaacaagaaataaaactGAAAGGTGAACTCTATGATTAAGGTAGCTAAACTTGACTTTTTCAAACCGGAGAAAACAAGCTACGGGGAACGTACTGTCTGAAAAGCCAAACAATAGACAACAAATTGAATAATACTCTGTTCAAAGCCATTGATAGGCAATATTAGGACAAACTTTCTCGCAGATCTGAGCCTTGGGGGAGTGAAGTCCGGAAAAGGATATCAAATTAGGGTGTGTTTGGTCCCACGAAACtgttttccgaaaaatattttaattgagcggttttatcacttattttccgTTGTTTGGTGAGTGAAATTTTTTTCTAACGTTTGGTTAAAGAATATAAAGtatttttatcaaattaattTTTTATGCTACTCTCTTCAACCCAAAATCCCCATGTTTCCTGTACTCCTTCTACCCCCTCTCTCCCGTACTCTATTtttttcaagaatttaattatttttccaaaattcaCCCGAAACCAGATGAACTAATGTGCTACTTTATTTTTTACACGAGAACAACGTAGAAATTTCAGCTCGATAACTACAAAGAAAATACTTTATTTTATTGAAAAAGAAAGTATTCTTTCTACaatatgaaaagaaaatactcaatttGTTGAAATgatagaaaatactttttctatatCATGAAAAGGAAGTACTCGATTTATTGGAAAAAAATACATTTTTTATtcaggaaaagaaaaaaatacttagtttattgaaatgaaagaaaatattttttttctacgTCATAGAAAGAAAGTACTCATTTTGTTGGGAAAAaatactttttctttttcaggaaaaaaaaatatttagtttgttcaaatgaaagaaaatactttttttacaTCATGTAAAAAAAGTACTTGTtttattgaaatgaaagaaaatactttttctatattataaaaaaaatactcattttgttgaaaacAAAAAGTACTATATCTACCACATGAAAAGAAATCACTCTTAATAATAGTTCTATTTAAGGTGGTGGTGGGCGAGGTTGGGGTGGGGAGGTTGGGGTGGGTGGGAGTTCTAATTTTACTTCTTTTTTATTGTTGGGCAGGGGTGATTTGGGGATGGGGTGGGTGGAATGAGTTGGTGAGGGTTGGCGGAGATGCGGAATATGGTAGATAAGGTAGAAAGAgatttttggaaaatattttcctttctcttgaaaagaaaaatattttactcCAATTAGAGGGAAATAAGCTAATGAGCAAGatgttttccaaaatatttaagtcAACCAAATATAAAAACTTGATAaacattttccgaaaaatattttactccataccaaacacacccaatGACTGAAATACGAAAATAGTTTAAAGTGCGGATAGAACTTTTTATGTAACCCAACGATGTATCACATCACGAAGTGACACAAGTCAATTAAATTGCATCATCTAATAGAAAAATAGGATAAGAAGCGAGGGGAAAACAATTTACTATCAGTAAAGCCCCGTAGAATTTTGTAAAGTTTTAAGACTTTAAAGTGCGTCAATGACAATTAAAAGTGATGCTCCGCATGCCAAAAGAGACCGGAGCACAACAATTGATACgtggcgccttcctgagatttcttggaagggcgacgtaaggctaagcaactgatgtcagtgcagttattGTCCGTCAACTgcggtcccctccgtacgctagaatagattgtcagtgccgtacgggaaaaccaatgtcaagagaaattgagagaacaggaatgagaattgagaatgaaagaaagcttgattgcattaatgaaagctattacagaaaggaaatgcggtgtcgagggggagagacaccagtacagagaattgtttgcttgctagaaagttttgattgtttggtcccccttaataatgcttaaaaaaaataatccaaagctacaagactagacttgattaagctagagaaacataatgaaattacatggaataaaactactctatatttacaatgaaaaagacttagtttgctataaggcagaaaacatggccgttgtcggcagcatagtctttggcatcaggatctgcgcgcgcggcattgtctgcgcgcgcggcgctgttggcatctgcctgcggttgggcgctggcgagggatatcggtggggcgacagaggcacatgcgcgcttgtcacttggcgcgaccaagaccacggggccgtccgtggcgctaggcattggaaggcttgctaggacgccacggggcgcgcccaaggggtcatggggcacggctggaaagccgcccatgacattctcccccacctgagttggcgacgtcctcggcgccttacttgcaagataatcttcaattaggctcttgtaggctttgaggtttgttcccctctcccaagtgttctcctctgtatcacagccctgccatttcaccaagaactcctggtgatctttccttgaggcatgaatcactctatcatcaaggatagcttcaacacgccttttcccggttgaattgggccctcgaatactgggtattgtgagctggctccttgaaggatcctctgtatcttcccgaaaaggtttcaggaggctgacatgaaaaacaggatgaattttccaccaagctggggtatccacccggtatgcaactttcccaatacgcctttcaatggacaagggtccaatatatttttgcaataagcgagggtcatggacccctgcaaataagtaacgttttggaattttgaccatcactttgtctcctacttggtattcaacaaagcgacgattctgatcagcatgcctcttcatccgcttttgagccttgacaagatagctccgcactatctccaaattttgcttccactctttagagaagctagcagctcgaggagatttagacatatttggtgcattgactgtgtgtgggagtagcggttgctgtccggtaacaatttcaaaagcgcttttgtttgtactagagctcttttgtgaattgaaacacagttgagcagcatccagaagcttcacccaattcttctgcgatccggttacaaaatgacgcaaatattcctccaacataccattgaaccgctccgtctggccatcagattgcggatgaaaacttgagctgtgattcagcttcgacccaagacacttaaagagttgggtccaaaagttgctagtgaagcgtgagtcacgatcactaacaatatctttgggtaggccccaatatttgacgacatgagagaagaagagtcgagctgtatcttctgctgatatatattgtggggcagcaataaaggtagcatatttggaaaaccgatctaccacaaccaagatagttgttagatccccgaccttgggcaatccggtgatgaaatccagggaaacactttcccaaggtctctttgggacagctagtggttccaaaagtcccgcctgtgttaagcggtctgacttgtccttctggcatactagacaagtcttcacatactgagcaacgtcatcggccatttgaggccaataatatgcacggcgaagtaacgccatggtgcgttcttcaccgggatggccggcccacagagtatcatgacattccgctagaagagtccttcgtagatctcctcctttaggaacataaagtcggttccctttcactttcagaaaaccatcttccatgtagaactggcgagtcttgccttgtcctaccaaatcaaccaaatactgtgaagcaggatctctgatgagtagatcttgtatctggtccttgatggaggtggctacctcgctcccccttagggtggcgagtaagcacactgatgctagatcagctctccgactgagcgcatcagcaacatgattggtcttcccacttcggtattccaggttgaagtggaattcagctaggagttcctgccacctggcctgtcgaccattcaacttcggctgggtcatgaaatggctaacagctgtgttgtctgtcttgaccacgaacggggttcccagcagatagtgcctccagaggcgcaagcagtggacgacagccaataattctttctcatgggcggcatagcgccgctctgcatcttttagcttccggctctcgtacgccacaggatgcccttcttgtagcaagacgccaccgagggcatagtcagatgcatctgtttgtacttcgaatggcttggccagatcaggaagggccaagacggggctactagacatagccgctttcaatgcgttaaaggcctccgctcgcttgggtccccattcccaaggcgtgatcttcttgaggagttctgtcaatggtactgcaatgagggagtagtttttcacgaatcgccgatagaaattgcatagaccaaggaacgccctcaaggcatggatatccttaggtggcggccaatctgtgattgcctgaatcttctgcTGGTCCATCTTGATTCGCCCTTCCCCaatgacatgtccgaggaagtcaatttgcttttgagcaaaggagcacttagatagcttcgcatatagttcatgctcccgcaatcgagctaggaccttccgcaagtgcatcaggtgttcctccaatgttttgctatataccacaatgtcatccaagtagaccaccacgaattcatcaatgtactcccggaagacttggttcatcaaagtgcaaaatgtagctggggcgttagtcaagccgaatggcataactaggaaatcgtacgacccatatcttgtcacacaggtcgtcttgtgctcatcaccctctgcaatccgaacttgccaataacctgtcttcaggtctattttggtgaacactgtcgcaccacccagtctatcgaacaagtctgccattaacggaatagggtacttgttcttcacagtaattttgtttagagcccgatagtccacacagagtcgtagactaccatcatgtttcttttggaatagcacaggggacccgtatggggatttggagggcacgataatccctgtgtctagcatttccgtcaattgtctccgaagctcggtgagttcgggttgtgacattctgtaaggcgcccgggcaggtggcttcgcgcccggcaccagctcaatttcatgatccacagtgcgcctaggcggtagtcgctttggcatgtcttgtggcatgacatcttcaaactctagtagtagctccttcacgggttcaggaatgggacccgaggagcattctacatcttcgatgcagagggttgccaggaacgtaggttcgtttcttttgacccccttcttcaactgcaaggccgagatgttttcaacggccatcttcatgggcatgcacgggataacgcagggcttggccccgtttgctcccatcatcagtaacatgtcagcatacggtacaggcatggtgttggtttgcctcaggaattccaatccaactatcaactcgaagtcatcgATGATCACCACACgcaagttgaattttccttcgtaagggccaagcttcatcggtacttctttggctattccacccactggctggggaggtgagttgatagccttgacacggcctctacctttccctacgactagaccaaggcgctccacctgagtcgaggctaagtagttgtgggtagcacccgtgtctaccatggcccgaatgggcttgccattcaccttcatctcaacgaacattaaggtcctctcgtgcttaagaggagtctcatcatccgccttctttttccctttcttggtgacgggacatgggtccttcttcttacggataccagcactagtctctgctaatgcctcagaaatggagccaacaattgcattgaaggcacctacgGGTTCAGTCTGATCCGCATTATGGTTGAAGTTCAATCCAGAATTTAGgaagttgaattggttatagctacaGTTTTAATGTAGATTTCAGAGTTTAGTTTGGGATTTGAAACCCTAAAAAGGGTTTAGATTAAGTGGACTTCCAGTTGAGTATGTAGTGAACCATTAAATTAATGAATAATTTAATCAAAAGAGGGAATCTATAGTGCAAATACATCCTGGCTGACATCTTTAAAGGCGGGAAGTCAGATGTAGGATGACTTTTAATAATAAAAGCTGAGAATGCACATGGAATAGGTAGTGAAACCTGTTGTACAGTAGGATATGCATTACTTTTTGAACTTCATGAGATTTTTCAATAAGAAAACTCATGCCTAGACAAAAAAAGGTGGAAAGGACACATTAGGAACTATAATTTAAGTCTGGACAGCCTGTTTATTTTTGAAGGGGGAGGGCTCCTCTTTTCTGAAAGGCCTATAAAATCAAACGAGAGGAGACCCCTGGGAGGAAGAACTTCAGCCATAAAAAGATTCCCATTGAAAGTCTCTctgatttttctcaaaaattgaaatctgcatttgacattcaaatatacaaaaaatacaaaaaaaaagactagaaaacagaaaaccaaaaaaaaaacatttttcatTGCTTCATTGCTCATTCTAATCATTTTTcaaattccttttttttgaatTGCTTCATTCCCGTTCTAAGCTCTAATTCTAAAGATATTTAGAG
The Nicotiana sylvestris chromosome 11, ASM39365v2, whole genome shotgun sequence DNA segment above includes these coding regions:
- the LOC104241286 gene encoding putative late blight resistance protein homolog R1A-10 isoform X2, which translates into the protein MAYVAVISLARTLEELVQQKPHWVSGDDETTKMLDTFRVSLKNFQDFLENTSKRRQHCGEIEELDREIRTAVEEVEDVIELKIYKTMKREALSKTLRTLVEKIEALKRGVMGCRFGKNKVLRKTMEEEALHKTLSPLVEKIDVLERNVMGSSFGKNEVQGYVDPTNDQLQVEASSSRRVAILNPENIVVGLEDDLMEIKRRLIETSSNREIVPILGMGGIGKTTLARKAFDDLEVRHHFDIHVWVTVSQQYRIRDLLLDIHSRISADPIKQGTNSDQLMDKIYKVLKCRRYLLVMDDIWSCDNIWDIVSRTFPEDENSSRIILTSRINEVAMHADPNCTPYKMHLLNFHESWKLIHDKVFGVHQHVCPPELEKIGKQVAQNCQGLPLALLVVAGHLSKIDRTRKSWEDVSKSVSNILVNESDICLGVLAMSYNYLPYHLRPCFLYIGVFPEDREINIMNLINLWISEGFLVNKGHKSLEAVGRDCLNDLVSRNLVMVRSRKWDGECKTFGVHDLVRDLIIRVANDEKFLQVSRIQVATNPSANKFHVRRYSYSSRIYDDDDLRESSSSNTRTLHFFYGLNNDSLLGRFKLLRVLAILDCTFHYFPLVIKKLVHLRYLHIFNCHEDIHSSVSELYNLQTLIFGQYSGLSVEIWKMKLLRHVEIKGISDFCVPSSKEGSSFKLQNLEHLSYLKISCCTEKLFSDIPNLKTLKIYGAKGDITSELNSLSCLNKLETLKIACNRRYYERPPQSKFALPTSLKRLTLESTYLPWEDMANIVMLPNLQVLKIKDNGFDGDVWRLNDEMIFNQLKFLLIYETNLKQWKAGSVNFPELQCLVLKECRSLKTIPQDIGEIYTLESIELHNCSTSAEKSVKNIQKEQKSMGNDCLTVLINSRR
- the LOC104241286 gene encoding putative late blight resistance protein homolog R1A-10 isoform X1 — protein: MAYVAVISLARTLEELVQQKPHWVSGDDETTKMLDTFRVSLKNFQDFLENTSKRRQHCGEIEELDREIRTAVEEVEDVIELKIYKTMKREALSKTLRTLVEKIEALKRGVMGCRFGKNKVLRKTMEEEALHKTLSPLVEKIDVLERNVMGSSFGKNEVQGYVDPTNDQLQVEASSSRRVAILNPENIVVGLEDDLMEIKRRLIETSSNREIVPILGMGGIGKTTLARKAFDDLEVRHHFDIHVWVTVSQQYRIRDLLLDIHSRISADPIKQGTNSDQLMDKIYKVLKCRRYLLVMDDIWSCDNIWDIVSRTFPEDENSSRIILTSRINEVAMHADPNCTPYKMHLLNFHESWKLIHDKVFGVHQHVCPPELEKIGKQVAQNCQGLPLALLVVAGHLSKIDRTRKSWEDVSKSVSNILVNESDICLGVLAMSYNYLPYHLRPCFLYIGVFPEDREINIMNLINLWISEGFLVNKGHKSLEAVGRDCLNDLVSRNLVMVRSRKWDGECKTFGVHDLVRDLIIRVANDEKFLQVSRIQVATNPSANKFHVRRYSYSSRIYDDDDLRESSSSNTRTLHFFYGLNNDSLLGRFKLLRVLAILDCTFHYFPLVIKKLVHLRYLHIFNCHEDIHSSVSELYNLQTLIFGQYSGLSVEIWKMKLLRHVEIKGISDFCVPSSKEGSSFKLQNLEHLSYLKISCCTEKLFSDIPNLKTLKIYGAKGDITSELNSLSCLNKLETLKIACNRRYYERPPQSKFALPTSLKRLTLESTYLPWEDMANIVMLPNLQVLKIKDNGFDGDVWRLNDEMIFNQLKFLLIYETNLKQWKAGSVNFPELQCLVLKECRSLKTIPQDIGEIYTLESIELHNCSTSAEKSVKNIQKEQKSMGNDCLTVLINSRR